A part of Aquaspirillum sp. LM1 genomic DNA contains:
- a CDS encoding FimV family protein, producing the protein MVNLITESPMIIPVALLATVSYLWVWRRRQLRSVSHRARRIDPIGEAEVFLAYGRSKDALRVLRAALNQEPGNIKIKVVMLRALAELNDVPGFIHLAREVQAPLSGQPVWQQICKTGQRLQPENPLFR; encoded by the coding sequence ATGGTTAACCTGATTACTGAATCCCCAATGATTATTCCTGTGGCATTGCTTGCTACGGTCAGCTACCTGTGGGTATGGCGCCGTCGACAGCTGCGCAGCGTCAGCCATCGCGCCCGGCGCATCGACCCCATCGGCGAGGCCGAAGTGTTTCTGGCGTATGGTCGCAGCAAGGATGCCCTGCGCGTCTTGCGCGCGGCGCTGAACCAGGAGCCGGGCAATATCAAAATCAAGGTGGTGATGCTGCGGGCGCTGGCCGAGCTGAACGATGTGCCCGGCTTCATCCACCTGGCCCGCGAAGTGCAGGCACCGCTGAGCGGCCAGCCGGTGTGGCAGCAAATCTGCAAGACCGGACAACGGCTGCAACCGGAAAACCCGCTGTTTCGTTGA
- a CDS encoding phosphoribosyl-ATP diphosphatase: MIHAEVLFHIADTLEARKSADPKSSYVSELLHKGEDAVLKKVAEECAEVLMASKDGSKLHLVREVADLWFHSMVLLTYHGLRPDDVLVELKRREGISGHDEKAARAAKD, encoded by the coding sequence ATGATTCACGCCGAAGTGCTGTTCCACATTGCCGACACCCTGGAAGCGCGCAAGAGCGCCGACCCGAAATCGTCCTACGTTTCCGAACTGCTGCACAAGGGCGAAGACGCCGTGCTGAAAAAAGTGGCGGAAGAATGTGCCGAAGTGCTGATGGCCTCGAAGGATGGCAGCAAGCTGCATCTGGTGCGCGAAGTGGCCGACCTGTGGTTTCATTCGATGGTGCTGCTGACCTATCACGGCCTGCGCCCGGACGATGTGCTGGTTGAACTCAAGCGCCGCGAAGGCATTTCCGGCCATGATGAAAAAGCGGCCCGCGCCGCCAAGGACTGA
- the hisC gene encoding histidinol-phosphate transaminase, producing the protein MSQYWSAVVHGLTPYTPGEQPKLPDLIKLNTNENPYGPSPKALAAIQAEVSDHLRLYPDPNGDRLKVAVAAHYGVTTRQVFVGNSSDEVLAHVFQALLKHNDPILFPDITYSFYPVYCGLYGIGYREVPLDAEFAIQPDDYHTPNGGIIFPNPNAPTGRLLALSAIEQIVQANPDSVVVIDEAYIDFGGDSAIALVDRYPNLLVTQTLSKSRSLAGLRVGFAVGHPDLIDALERVKNSFNSYPLDRLALAGATAAINDVDHFNHSRHAVMATRERLSQALTGLGFDVLPSAANFVFARHPQHDAATLAAGLRERAIIVRHFKLPRIDQFLRITVGTDAQSEALLAALTALLKP; encoded by the coding sequence ATGAGCCAATACTGGAGCGCCGTGGTACACGGCCTGACCCCCTACACCCCGGGCGAGCAGCCCAAGCTGCCCGATCTGATCAAACTCAACACCAACGAAAACCCCTACGGCCCGTCGCCCAAGGCGCTGGCGGCCATTCAGGCCGAGGTGAGCGACCATTTGCGCCTGTACCCCGACCCGAATGGCGACCGCCTGAAGGTGGCGGTGGCCGCCCATTACGGCGTCACCACCCGTCAGGTGTTTGTCGGCAACAGCTCGGACGAGGTGCTGGCCCATGTGTTTCAGGCCTTGCTCAAGCACAACGATCCCATCCTGTTTCCCGACATCACTTACAGCTTCTATCCGGTGTACTGCGGGCTGTACGGCATTGGCTACCGCGAAGTGCCGCTGGATGCTGAGTTTGCCATCCAGCCGGACGACTACCACACCCCCAACGGCGGGATCATCTTCCCCAATCCGAATGCGCCAACTGGCCGGCTGCTGGCGCTGAGCGCCATTGAGCAGATTGTTCAGGCCAACCCGGACAGCGTGGTGGTGATCGACGAAGCCTATATCGACTTTGGCGGCGACAGCGCCATTGCCCTGGTGGACCGCTATCCCAACCTGCTGGTGACGCAAACCCTGTCCAAATCGCGCTCGCTGGCCGGCTTGCGCGTGGGCTTTGCCGTGGGCCACCCGGATTTGATCGACGCGCTGGAGCGGGTGAAAAACAGCTTCAACTCCTATCCGCTGGACCGCCTGGCGCTGGCGGGGGCCACTGCTGCCATCAACGATGTCGATCACTTCAACCACTCCCGCCATGCAGTGATGGCCACCCGCGAGCGGCTGAGCCAGGCGCTGACCGGGCTGGGGTTTGACGTCTTGCCGTCGGCGGCCAACTTTGTGTTTGCCCGCCACCCGCAGCACGACGCCGCCACGCTGGCCGCTGGCCTGCGTGAACGGGCGATTATCGTGCGTCACTTCAAGCTGCCGCGCATTGACCAGTTTTTGCGCATTACCGTGGGCACCGACGCGCAAAGCGAAGCCCTGCTGGCCGCGCTGACGGCCCTGCTCAAGCCGTAA
- a CDS encoding DUF2069 domain-containing protein, with protein sequence MNPSKNFCHWLSIASLIGLILLTLAWELWLAPLRPGGSFLVLKAVVLLLPLFGILRNRVYTYQWSSMFILAFFAEGVTRAWADRGLSQWLAGGEVLLSTLFFLGVLGYVRAVRLSLAAARQSE encoded by the coding sequence ATGAATCCGAGCAAAAATTTCTGTCACTGGCTGAGCATCGCCAGCCTGATTGGCCTGATCCTGCTCACCCTGGCCTGGGAGCTCTGGCTGGCTCCCTTGCGCCCTGGCGGCAGTTTTCTGGTGCTCAAGGCCGTGGTGCTGCTGTTGCCGCTCTTTGGCATTTTGCGCAACCGGGTATACACCTACCAGTGGTCGAGCATGTTCATCCTGGCCTTTTTTGCCGAAGGCGTGACCCGTGCCTGGGCTGACCGGGGCTTGTCACAATGGCTGGCCGGTGGCGAGGTGCTGCTGAGCACGCTGTTCTTCCTTGGCGTACTGGGCTATGTGCGGGCGGTGCGCCTGAGCCTGGCAGCAGCACGCCAGAGCGAATAA
- the hisH gene encoding imidazole glycerol phosphate synthase subunit HisH, translated as MSAAKPTIAVVDYGMGNLRSVTKALEHVAQGRAEVALTQDPEVVRRADKVVFPGQGAMKDCMAELIASGLKEAVIDAAASKPFFGVCVGAQLLLDHSEEGDTAALGIYPGLVKRFPDGQLDTQGARLKVPHMGWNEVWQTVRHPLFAGVADGSRFYFVHSYYMAPADPGLSLGYAEYPFAFSAILGRDNVFATQFHPEKSAAAGLKLLDNFIGWDGQR; from the coding sequence ATGAGCGCCGCCAAACCGACAATCGCCGTGGTGGACTACGGCATGGGCAACCTGCGCTCGGTGACCAAGGCGCTGGAGCATGTGGCACAAGGCCGTGCCGAGGTGGCGCTGACGCAGGATCCCGAGGTGGTGCGCCGCGCCGACAAAGTGGTGTTTCCTGGCCAGGGCGCGATGAAAGACTGCATGGCCGAGCTGATTGCCTCGGGCCTGAAGGAAGCGGTGATCGACGCTGCCGCCAGCAAGCCGTTCTTTGGCGTGTGCGTGGGCGCGCAGCTGCTGCTGGACCACAGCGAAGAAGGCGACACCGCCGCGCTGGGCATCTACCCCGGCCTGGTCAAGCGCTTTCCCGATGGCCAGCTGGACACCCAGGGCGCACGGCTGAAGGTGCCGCATATGGGCTGGAATGAAGTCTGGCAAACCGTGCGCCACCCGCTGTTTGCCGGCGTGGCCGACGGCAGCCGCTTTTATTTTGTCCACAGTTATTATATGGCCCCTGCCGACCCTGGCCTGTCGTTGGGCTATGCTGAATACCCGTTTGCATTTTCCGCCATCCTGGGCCGTGATAATGTATTCGCCACCCAGTTTCACCCCGAAAAAAGTGCGGCCGCCGGCCTGAAGTTGCTGGACAACTTCATTGGCTGGGATGGTCAGCGATAA
- the tatC gene encoding twin-arginine translocase subunit TatC, giving the protein MTEAQPLLAHLIELRTRLVRMLIGLLVLFLGLFHWSGDIYRLLALPLMKVLPVGATMIATDVTTPFFVPMKVTMMVAFVLALPNTLYQVWAFVAPGLYAHEKRLIVPLIASSVLLFIIGMAFAYFLVFPVVFGFMSSVTPDGVSMMTDIDKYLSFVLGMFLAFGITFEVPVVVILLVRFGIVDIAKLKEARPYVIVGAFVVAAVVTPPDVLSQIMLAVPLWLLYELGIVLAAWLVKPAAKDATPDSPAEGDA; this is encoded by the coding sequence ATGACCGAAGCCCAACCCCTGCTTGCCCACCTGATTGAGCTGCGCACCCGGCTGGTCCGGATGCTGATTGGCCTGCTGGTGCTGTTTCTTGGCCTGTTTCACTGGTCAGGCGATATTTACCGGCTGCTGGCCTTGCCGCTGATGAAGGTGCTGCCGGTCGGTGCCACCATGATTGCCACCGACGTGACCACGCCATTTTTTGTGCCGATGAAAGTCACCATGATGGTGGCCTTTGTACTGGCACTGCCCAATACGCTCTATCAGGTGTGGGCCTTTGTTGCCCCTGGCCTGTATGCCCATGAAAAACGGCTGATTGTGCCGCTGATTGCCTCCAGCGTGCTGCTGTTCATCATCGGCATGGCCTTTGCGTATTTTCTGGTGTTTCCGGTAGTGTTTGGCTTCATGAGCTCGGTCACCCCGGATGGCGTGTCGATGATGACCGACATCGACAAATATCTGTCGTTTGTGCTGGGCATGTTTCTGGCCTTTGGCATCACCTTTGAAGTGCCGGTGGTGGTGATCCTGCTGGTGCGCTTTGGCATTGTGGACATTGCCAAACTCAAGGAAGCCCGGCCTTATGTGATTGTCGGCGCGTTTGTGGTCGCGGCAGTGGTCACCCCGCCCGATGTGCTGTCGCAGATCATGCTGGCCGTGCCACTGTGGCTGCTGTATGAGCTGGGGATCGTGCTGGCCGCCTGGCTGGTCAAACCGGCGGCAAAAGACGCCACCCCAGACAGCCCTGCCGAAGGTGACGCATGA
- the hisF gene encoding imidazole glycerol phosphate synthase subunit HisF: MSLAKRIIPCLDVTAGRVVKGVNFVGLRDAGDPVEIARRYDEQGADELTFLDITASSDDRDIILHIIEAVAEQVFIPLTVGGGVRKVEDVRRLLNAGADKVSINTSAVTNPDLVRECADKFGSQAIVVAVDAKAVTPDNDRWEVFTHGGRNPTGLDAVAWAQKMQELGAGEILLTSMDRDGTKIGFNLPLTRAVSDAVSIPVIASGGVGNLQHLADGVLQGHADAVLAASIFHFGEYTVEQAKRLMQQHGIEVRL, encoded by the coding sequence ATGTCTTTAGCCAAACGCATCATCCCCTGCCTGGACGTGACCGCCGGTCGCGTGGTCAAGGGCGTCAATTTTGTCGGCCTGCGCGACGCCGGCGACCCGGTGGAAATTGCCCGCCGCTACGACGAGCAGGGCGCTGACGAACTGACCTTTCTCGACATCACCGCCTCCAGCGACGACCGCGACATCATCCTGCACATCATCGAAGCAGTGGCCGAACAGGTGTTCATCCCGCTGACAGTGGGCGGTGGCGTGCGCAAGGTGGAAGACGTGCGCCGGCTGCTCAACGCCGGGGCCGACAAGGTAAGCATCAACACCAGCGCAGTGACCAACCCCGATCTGGTGCGCGAATGCGCCGACAAGTTCGGCTCGCAGGCGATTGTGGTGGCGGTGGACGCCAAGGCGGTCACTCCGGACAACGACCGCTGGGAGGTATTCACCCACGGCGGGCGCAATCCCACCGGGCTGGACGCGGTGGCCTGGGCGCAAAAGATGCAGGAACTGGGTGCAGGAGAAATCCTGCTCACCAGCATGGACCGCGACGGTACCAAGATTGGCTTCAACCTGCCGCTGACCCGCGCGGTCAGCGATGCGGTGTCGATTCCGGTGATTGCCTCGGGCGGCGTGGGCAATCTGCAACACCTGGCCGACGGCGTGCTGCAAGGCCACGCCGACGCGGTGCTGGCCGCCAGCATCTTCCACTTTGGCGAATACACTGTCGAACAGGCCAAGCGCCTGATGCAACAGCATGGCATTGAGGTACGCTTATGA
- the hisA gene encoding 1-(5-phosphoribosyl)-5-[(5-phosphoribosylamino)methylideneamino]imidazole-4-carboxamide isomerase, whose translation MLLIPAIDLKDGQCVRLKQGVMDDATVFSDDPVKVAAHWRDQGARRLHLVDLNGAFAGKPKNLAVIRDILTEVGNDMPVQLGGGIRDLDTIEKYLDMGLQYVIIGTAAVKTPGFLHDACDAFPNQVIVGLDAKDGKVATDGWAKVTHHDVIDLARRFQDYGVVSVIYTDIGRDGMMSGVNIDATVKLAQALSIPVIASGGLTNLDDVRALCGVESEGIEGAITGRAIYEGSINFREAQDLADTLGS comes from the coding sequence ATGCTGCTGATTCCCGCGATTGATCTGAAAGACGGCCAGTGTGTACGCCTGAAACAAGGCGTCATGGACGATGCGACCGTGTTTTCCGACGACCCGGTCAAGGTTGCCGCCCATTGGCGCGATCAGGGCGCCCGTCGCCTGCATCTGGTCGATCTGAACGGTGCCTTTGCCGGCAAGCCGAAAAACCTCGCGGTCATCCGCGACATCCTGACCGAAGTGGGCAATGACATGCCGGTGCAGCTCGGTGGCGGCATCCGTGACCTGGACACCATCGAGAAATACCTCGACATGGGCCTGCAGTACGTCATCATCGGCACGGCGGCGGTGAAAACCCCCGGCTTTCTGCACGACGCCTGCGACGCCTTCCCCAACCAGGTCATCGTTGGCCTGGACGCCAAGGACGGCAAAGTGGCCACCGATGGCTGGGCCAAGGTGACCCACCACGATGTGATCGACCTGGCCCGCCGCTTTCAGGACTACGGCGTGGTGTCGGTGATCTACACCGACATTGGCCGCGACGGCATGATGAGCGGGGTGAACATCGACGCCACCGTCAAGCTGGCGCAAGCGCTGAGCATTCCGGTGATTGCCTCCGGTGGCCTGACCAACCTGGACGACGTGCGCGCGCTGTGCGGAGTGGAAAGCGAAGGCATTGAAGGCGCGATCACGGGCCGGGCCATTTACGAGGGCAGCATCAACTTCCGCGAAGCCCAGGATCTGGCCGATACGCTGGGCAGCTGA
- the hisI gene encoding phosphoribosyl-AMP cyclohydrolase: MSQTAQSAWLDAVKWDANGLVTAIAQDHDTQRIMMVANVNRESLQLTADTGIAHYWSRSRNRLWKKGEESGHLQTVHEVRLDCDGDVVLFIIDQAGGIACHTGRESCFFRRLDGQDWQVVDAVLKDPASIYAAPHGH; this comes from the coding sequence ATGAGCCAGACAGCACAATCCGCCTGGCTGGACGCGGTCAAATGGGACGCCAATGGCCTGGTGACCGCCATCGCCCAGGACCACGACACCCAGCGCATCATGATGGTGGCCAACGTCAACCGCGAATCGCTGCAGCTGACCGCCGACACCGGCATTGCCCACTACTGGAGCCGCTCGCGCAACCGGCTGTGGAAAAAGGGCGAAGAATCCGGCCACCTGCAAACCGTGCACGAAGTGCGGCTGGATTGCGATGGCGACGTGGTGCTGTTCATCATCGACCAGGCCGGCGGCATTGCCTGCCACACCGGGCGGGAAAGCTGCTTTTTCCGCCGGCTGGATGGCCAGGACTGGCAGGTGGTGGACGCGGTGCTGAAAGATCCGGCCAGCATTTACGCTGCGCCGCACGGGCACTGA
- a CDS encoding histidine triad nucleotide-binding protein: protein MSDCLFCKIIAGQIPCNKVYEDDDMLAFHDIRPIAPVHFLIIPKRHIESLLTTTADDADILGKIMTKVPELAREQGLAAGFKTGINTGKLGGQEVYHLHVHVFGHKG, encoded by the coding sequence ATGAGCGACTGTCTGTTCTGCAAGATCATTGCCGGGCAAATCCCGTGCAACAAGGTGTATGAAGACGATGACATGCTGGCTTTTCATGACATCCGTCCGATTGCGCCGGTGCATTTTCTGATCATCCCCAAACGCCATATCGAATCGCTGCTGACCACCACGGCTGACGATGCGGACATTCTGGGCAAGATCATGACAAAAGTGCCGGAACTGGCCCGCGAGCAAGGGCTGGCCGCCGGTTTCAAGACCGGGATCAACACCGGCAAACTGGGCGGGCAGGAAGTGTATCACCTGCACGTCCACGTATTTGGTCACAAGGGCTGA
- a CDS encoding alpha/beta fold hydrolase, with translation MKPTDSRLMPQAVHFAATDGYPLHGHVWRCAEPDRHRAVVVINPATAVHSRYYARFAAFLHSRGLDVLTYDYRGIGGSRPANLRGLQAGWLEWGERDFEGALRWLELHCPEQPVLAVGHSAGGLLLGLAASNRRIVRSLTVGAQFAYWRDYARDQRWSMWWKWHVLMPALTAVCGYFPGRRLGWLEDTPQGVVRDWTSRHPRFEHGLGRGRTPSADRPARLTARCAALGGELLALSASDDPFATVSAVQRLLGYFTGSRRCHLQLEPARVGVASIGHFAFFHARFADSLWPLAGQWLQQGCLPAAVPGEWIAPYLPD, from the coding sequence ATGAAGCCTACGGATTCCCGACTGATGCCGCAAGCGGTGCACTTTGCCGCCACCGATGGCTACCCACTGCATGGCCATGTCTGGCGCTGCGCCGAGCCTGACCGGCACCGGGCGGTGGTGGTGATCAACCCGGCAACCGCCGTGCACAGCCGCTACTACGCGCGCTTTGCCGCGTTTCTCCACAGCAGGGGCCTGGATGTGCTGACCTACGATTATCGCGGCATTGGCGGCTCACGCCCGGCCAATTTGCGCGGCTTGCAGGCCGGCTGGCTGGAGTGGGGCGAGCGGGATTTTGAAGGGGCGTTGCGCTGGCTGGAGCTGCATTGTCCGGAGCAGCCGGTGCTGGCGGTGGGGCATAGCGCTGGTGGGCTCTTGCTCGGGCTGGCTGCATCCAACCGGCGGATTGTGCGCAGCCTGACGGTGGGAGCCCAGTTTGCTTACTGGCGCGACTACGCCCGCGACCAGCGTTGGAGCATGTGGTGGAAGTGGCATGTGCTGATGCCGGCGCTGACGGCGGTGTGCGGGTATTTTCCTGGCCGGCGGCTGGGCTGGCTGGAAGACACCCCGCAAGGCGTGGTGCGCGACTGGACCTCGCGTCACCCGCGCTTTGAACACGGGCTGGGGCGCGGTCGGACGCCCAGCGCCGACCGGCCTGCGCGGCTGACCGCGCGCTGTGCTGCGCTGGGCGGCGAATTGCTGGCGCTGTCGGCCAGTGACGACCCGTTTGCCACGGTGTCGGCGGTGCAGCGGCTGCTGGGCTATTTTACTGGCAGTCGCCGCTGTCATCTGCAGCTGGAGCCGGCCAGGGTGGGGGTGGCGTCAATTGGCCACTTTGCTTTTTTTCATGCCCGCTTTGCCGATTCGCTCTGGCCGCTGGCTGGGCAATGGCTGCAGCAGGGCTGCCTGCCCGCTGCCGTGCCTGGTGAATGGATTGCGCCCTATCTTCCCGATTGA
- the tatA gene encoding Sec-independent protein translocase subunit TatA, giving the protein MGSLSIWHWVIVLVVVVLIFGTKKLRNVGQDLGGAVKGFKDGMKSEEAQPPAKPGDTGRVIDVETDKK; this is encoded by the coding sequence ATGGGTTCTTTGAGCATTTGGCACTGGGTGATCGTGCTGGTGGTGGTGGTTCTGATTTTTGGCACCAAAAAACTGCGTAATGTTGGCCAGGATCTGGGCGGCGCAGTCAAAGGTTTCAAGGATGGCATGAAGAGCGAAGAAGCCCAGCCGCCGGCCAAGCCGGGTGACACAGGCCGGGTGATCGACGTCGAAACCGACAAAAAGTAA
- the tatB gene encoding Sec-independent protein translocase protein TatB has protein sequence MFDISFGELAVIGVVALVVIGPEKLPKVARTVGALVGRAQRYVHDVKADIQREVNLTELKQLQSEVQTAAQTLQDSVQREVSDARQTVSEVQSQLNATASEVSEAVNQAQQTVNDAVAPAVDATPSPPAPAPLDTAAVDPAHPRPTLAMAPDPDAPAAPDSSSAPSPKPT, from the coding sequence GTGTTCGATATCAGCTTTGGCGAACTGGCCGTGATCGGCGTGGTGGCGCTGGTGGTGATCGGCCCGGAAAAACTGCCCAAGGTGGCGCGCACAGTGGGCGCGCTGGTGGGGCGCGCCCAGCGTTATGTGCACGACGTCAAGGCCGACATCCAGCGCGAGGTCAACCTGACCGAACTCAAGCAGCTGCAAAGCGAAGTACAAACCGCCGCGCAAACCCTGCAGGACTCGGTGCAGCGTGAAGTCAGCGACGCCAGGCAAACGGTCAGCGAGGTGCAGTCGCAGCTGAACGCAACGGCCAGCGAGGTCAGCGAAGCCGTCAACCAGGCCCAGCAGACAGTTAACGACGCGGTGGCCCCGGCAGTGGACGCCACACCAAGCCCCCCCGCGCCGGCTCCGCTGGACACCGCAGCAGTTGATCCGGCCCACCCGCGTCCGACCCTTGCCATGGCACCAGACCCTGACGCCCCGGCTGCCCCGGATTCTTCCTCCGCCCCTTCTCCCAAGCCGACATGA
- the hisB gene encoding imidazoleglycerol-phosphate dehydratase HisB: MRQADITRNTLETQITVSINLDGEGRSHFATGVPFLEHMLDQICRHGLIDLDITAVGDLHIDAHHTVEDIGITLGQAFAQAIGDKKGIRRYGHAYVPLDEALSRVVIDLSGRPGLVYNIDYTRACIGQFDVDLFSEFFHGFVNHAMVTLHIDNLRGVNAHHQAETVFKAFGRALRMAVEPDPRMAGVTPSTKGTLTA, translated from the coding sequence ATGCGTCAGGCTGACATTACACGCAACACTCTGGAAACCCAGATTACCGTCTCGATCAACCTGGACGGCGAAGGGCGCAGCCACTTTGCCACCGGCGTGCCGTTTCTGGAGCACATGCTGGACCAGATCTGCCGCCATGGCCTGATCGACCTCGACATTACTGCCGTGGGCGATCTGCACATCGACGCCCACCACACGGTGGAAGACATCGGCATCACCCTGGGCCAGGCGTTTGCCCAGGCGATTGGCGACAAAAAGGGCATCCGCCGCTACGGCCATGCCTACGTGCCGCTGGATGAAGCACTGTCGCGGGTGGTGATTGATCTCTCCGGCCGCCCCGGTCTGGTGTACAACATCGACTACACCCGCGCCTGTATTGGCCAGTTTGACGTCGATCTGTTTTCTGAATTCTTCCATGGCTTTGTCAATCACGCCATGGTCACCCTGCACATCGACAACCTGCGCGGGGTGAACGCCCACCATCAGGCGGAAACCGTGTTCAAGGCTTTTGGCCGCGCGCTGCGCATGGCGGTGGAACCTGACCCGCGCATGGCCGGCGTCACCCCGTCCACCAAAGGAACCCTGACCGCATGA